Genomic window (Theileria annulata chromosome 4, complete sequence, *** SEQUENCING IN PROGRESS ***):
gagtaaaaattatttagaacTTAACAGCAATATTTAAGCTGTTTTAATTAACTGATTCTATTGTAAAGTCAAGATTCCTTTGCATGGGGAAAAATGgttaattaattcttaTTATTGCTACtcttttacacatttttaataatgaacTCCTATTCtttgtatttttagttatttattagtaattCTTGTTGGAAGGTAAATTTTGAATGAGGGGAGTAAGACTTGTTAATATCGCATCAACTCACTCATCTGAATGGGTTAGAAGGCAAATCACCGATAGATATTTGATTCAAAAACACATAGTTTGTTTTTGtttctaaatttaacattttagGACAATTATCGCAGCAGATCAGCTTACAAACTAATTGAACTTGATGataaatatttcatttttcGTAAAAACCAAACTGTTGTTGAACTAGGTTGTTATCCAGGTGGATGGGCTCAGGTTGCTCTCGAACGGACCTTAACAGGTGCATCTTCTTCCAGAGTAATTGGAATTGATAAGACTCAGATCGACCCGGTATATTCTTTTTTAacacaaattaattaaaaaatacacATAGATACCAAATTATGACTTTATAAAGGGGGAAATAAACGACCAGGAAACTCATAATAAACTATTAACACTTTTAGATGGAGTTAAGGCTGACGTTGTAAGCTTAAAATGTCCATTCATAATTCTTAGGTTCTTAGTGACTTGGCTCCAAACTGTACTGGGATTAAAATGGACGACCATTTAAACTCAGCTGAGCTTTGCTTACAGGCTGCTTCTCTAATGGAAAAGGTATTAATTACTCtactatattattttcatccTAATAAACCCAACCACCTATTTTTCaatctttaatttatagataATAACTGTTGGTGGTACTTTTGTTGTTAAAATGTTCATGGGTGGTCAACTGGATAGGTACAAAACATACCTTCGGAGCCTATTTTCAGAAGTTAGATCTGCAAAACCAAAGTTAgtcattattaatattaccTTTTTTTCAGGGCATGTAGATCCGAATCCAAGGAGATGTATTTTGtttgtaaaaattttattggTGCTCGAAATATACGTGGAGACGTTCAAACCGAAGGAAGTTATTATCCAAAAGAAGGATTTCTGTAAATTACTCTTTTTAATACACAAgaacaataatttttaatcaaCTATTTTATATCTAGTTCATGTAAATgttaatatactaaattattttaatttaaaatttaaaatgcTTTCAAAGAACTATAATATTAGTCATCTAAATGATAAGAATACATTTTGTTCTTTTGACAAGGCAAAGTAGCCTATGAACAACAACCATCCAATATTGTTTCCAGTAAAAAATGCAAAAAATCCATGATCAGcagatttaaaattacactcaaaaaaacaaaatatgatattattgtctttatttataattcttTTTAAGCATATACAAACGCATTTTTCACAATTAGTACAGCATTTACAACATGCCGATTTGGAGGAACAACAATCACAGGTACTCTTACAGCAATTGCAAGAATCAGCTGTACAACAACATTCGTTGGCAGATGTTTTACAACAACCGCATTGAGGAGTTGGTTGTTTACAACAGCAGCATTTACGACATATACAACAAATACAGTTCTTGGTAAaacaacaacaacaacTGCCA
Coding sequences:
- a CDS encoding ribosomal RNA methyltransferase (FtsJ homologue), putative (Tap349h10.p1c.cand.130 - score = 23.30;~SMART pfam:FtsJ (PF01728) at aa 35-216, E()=1.60e-62), yielding MRGVRLVNIASTHSSEWVRRQITDRYLIQKHIDNYRSRSAYKLIELDDKYFIFRKNQTVVELGCYPGGWAQVALERTLTGASSSRVIGIDKTQIDPIPNYDFIKGEINDQETHNKLLTLLDGVKADVVLSDLAPNCTGIKMDDHLNSAELCLQAASLMEKIITVGGTFVVKMFMGGQLDRYKTYLRSLFSEVRSAKPKACRSESKEMYFVCKNFIGARNIRGDVQTEGSYYPKEGFL